The following are from one region of the Streptomyces changanensis genome:
- a CDS encoding MFS transporter translates to MDTAPPSAPATAAPTDRHRRKVATAAALASAVEWYDYFVFGIAAALVLGDLYFPAASPSAGVLAAFATFAVGFLARPIGGVIAGHLGDRRGRKPMLVLALTLMGVATAGIGLLPTYETIGIAAPVLLVLLRVLQGLAVGAQWGGAMLMATEYAPEGRRGLYGSLVQLGVPIGVVTANTVFLAAGALTGDAAFAGWAWRVPFLVGFLVLGLAWYIHTRVEETPEFRAAERALAAQEKERPRSPLRTVLRHQLGTVLLAGGSFAVNTATFYIVVTGVLDYATRELAMERSAVLTVSLCVSLTQLALIPAAAALSDRVGRLRVYAFGAAGLLVWAVPMFLLIDTASLLWLAAGTFVASCFLSIMYGPQAALFAELFSAETRYTGASLGYQIAAVLGGGLAPFLMVLLLEATGTSMSVAAYIMVLAVVALLSIKVLASRAAGAGRR, encoded by the coding sequence ATGGACACGGCACCCCCTTCCGCCCCCGCCACCGCCGCCCCCACCGACCGCCACCGGCGCAAGGTGGCCACCGCCGCCGCCCTCGCCTCGGCCGTCGAGTGGTACGACTACTTCGTCTTCGGCATCGCCGCCGCCCTCGTCCTCGGCGACCTCTACTTCCCGGCCGCCAGCCCCTCGGCGGGCGTCCTCGCCGCCTTCGCCACCTTCGCCGTCGGCTTCCTCGCCCGCCCCATCGGCGGCGTCATCGCGGGCCACCTGGGCGACCGGCGCGGCCGCAAGCCGATGCTGGTCCTCGCCCTCACCCTGATGGGCGTCGCCACCGCGGGCATCGGCCTGCTCCCCACGTACGAGACGATCGGCATCGCCGCCCCGGTGCTCCTCGTCCTCCTGCGCGTCCTCCAGGGCCTCGCCGTCGGTGCCCAGTGGGGCGGCGCGATGCTCATGGCCACCGAGTACGCCCCCGAGGGCAGACGGGGCCTGTACGGCAGCCTCGTCCAGCTGGGCGTGCCGATCGGCGTGGTCACCGCGAACACCGTCTTCCTCGCGGCGGGCGCGCTCACCGGTGACGCGGCGTTCGCCGGCTGGGCCTGGCGGGTGCCGTTCCTCGTGGGCTTCCTCGTCCTCGGCCTCGCCTGGTACATCCACACGCGGGTCGAGGAGACGCCGGAGTTCCGGGCGGCCGAACGGGCCCTCGCCGCGCAGGAGAAGGAGCGGCCCCGATCCCCGCTGCGGACGGTCCTGCGCCACCAGCTCGGCACCGTGCTGCTGGCCGGCGGCTCGTTCGCGGTGAACACCGCCACCTTCTACATCGTCGTCACCGGCGTCCTCGACTACGCCACCCGCGAGCTGGCCATGGAGCGCAGCGCCGTGCTGACGGTCTCCCTCTGCGTGAGCCTCACGCAGCTGGCGCTGATCCCCGCGGCGGCGGCCCTGTCGGACCGGGTCGGCCGGCTGCGGGTGTACGCGTTCGGCGCGGCCGGGCTGCTGGTGTGGGCGGTGCCCATGTTCCTGCTCATCGACACGGCCTCGCTGCTCTGGCTGGCGGCGGGCACCTTCGTCGCCAGCTGCTTCCTCAGCATCATGTACGGCCCGCAGGCGGCGCTCTTCGCCGAGCTCTTCTCGGCGGAGACGCGGTACACCGGCGCCTCGCTCGGCTACCAGATCGCCGCCGTGCTCGGCGGCGGCCTCGCCCCGTTCCTGATGGTGCTGCTCCTGGAGGCGACCGGCACCTCGATGTCCGTGGCCGCCTACATCATGGTGCTGGCGGTGGTCGCGCTGCTCTCGATCAAGGTCCTCGCCTCCCGTGCCGCCGGGGCCGGCCGGCGCTGA
- a CDS encoding TetR/AcrR family transcriptional regulator — MARPRKPLLSRARIVDAAAALIDAEGLEAVSTRRLAAELGVSGPSLYNHFRTKDEILEAVADAVSAQVDLTMFDEGDDRDWRTALHDWAVSYRAALTDHPNIVPVLASGPGRRPAGLRVADAVFGAMVRAGWPPAQATHIGALMRYFITGSALGSFARGFVDDETAYDPADYPHLGRAHLLAEHREKVDEGAFETGLRALLDGLAVQYAALARA, encoded by the coding sequence ATGGCCAGACCGCGCAAGCCCCTCCTCAGCCGAGCCCGCATCGTCGACGCGGCGGCCGCCCTGATCGACGCGGAGGGGCTGGAGGCGGTCTCGACGCGCCGCCTCGCGGCGGAGCTGGGCGTCAGCGGACCGTCGCTGTACAACCACTTCCGCACCAAGGACGAGATCCTCGAGGCGGTCGCGGACGCGGTGAGCGCGCAGGTCGACCTGACGATGTTCGACGAGGGCGACGACCGCGACTGGCGGACGGCGCTGCACGACTGGGCGGTCTCCTACCGGGCCGCCCTCACCGACCACCCGAACATCGTCCCCGTGCTCGCCAGCGGCCCCGGGCGGCGGCCCGCCGGGCTGCGCGTCGCGGACGCGGTCTTCGGGGCGATGGTCCGCGCGGGCTGGCCGCCCGCGCAGGCGACGCACATCGGCGCGCTCATGCGGTACTTCATCACGGGCTCGGCGCTGGGCTCGTTCGCGCGCGGGTTCGTCGACGACGAGACGGCCTACGACCCGGCGGACTACCCGCACCTGGGCCGGGCGCACCTGCTGGCCGAGCACCGGGAGAAGGTCGACGAGGGCGCCTTCGAGACGGGCCTGCGGGCGCTGCTCGACGGACTCGCCGTGCAGTACGCGGCCCTGGCGCGCGCCTGA